A genomic region of Nymphaea colorata isolate Beijing-Zhang1983 chromosome 2, ASM883128v2, whole genome shotgun sequence contains the following coding sequences:
- the LOC116247176 gene encoding thylakoid lumenal 17.9 kDa protein, chloroplastic isoform X1 has protein sequence MNIAMVAQGLPPSLILPNAPEDRRCPQKWRPDGNPSAPSKIQISTAASLDSKIRPSLSSILTSAAVALSLLCSPSSSLAIPYPISSSSSPLTTSTPYFQAQNQQFGLEDGKIRPCPSMNPGCISTNPKSSSFAFPWIIPQTDAENPLQKIEDAIRKTQGNPKIRARESTPYGQYLQAEVDGGLGRDMLEFLVKEDVVAYRCMATKVTYIYPFTTAFGDSKGQHERLKKISDVLGWYAPDFETMNE, from the exons ATGAACATAGCAATGGTCGCACAAGGCCTTCCCCCAAGCCTCATCCTCCCAAACGCGCCCGAAGACAGACGTTGCCCCCAAAAATGGCGCCCCGACGGAAATCCCTCAGCTCCCTcgaaaattcaaatttcaacgGCTGCTTCTCTCGATTCAAAAATCAGGCCTTCCCTCTCTTCCATTCTAACCTCGGCGGCCGTTGCTCTGTCTTTATTGTGctcgccttcttcttctttggctATCCCATATCCGATCTCTTCGAGTTCGAGCCCTCTCACGACCTCCACTCCTTACTTCCAAGCCCAGAATCAGCAATTCGGTCTCGAAGATGG AAAGATTAGGCCATGCCCATCCATGAATCCTGGGTGCATCTCCACGAACCCGAAATCATCATCGTTTGCTTTCCCCTGGATAATCCCTCAAACTGATGCAGAAAACCCTCTCCAG AAAATTGAGGATGCAATACGGAAAACGCAGGGGAACCCGAAGATTAGAGCGAGAGAAAGCACACCTTATG GGCAGTATCTACAAGCAGAAGTTGATGGAGGTCTAGGGCGTGATATGCTCGAGTTCTTGGTAAAGGAGGATGTAGTTGCATATAGGTGCATGGCTACAAAAGTCACATATATCTACCCCTTTACCACAGCTTTTGGAGATTCTAAAGGACAGCATGAAAGACTTAAGAAAATAAGTGATGTATTGGGATGGTATGCTCCTGATTTTGAGACTATGAATGAATAA
- the LOC116247176 gene encoding uncharacterized protein LOC116247176 isoform X3, with protein MQKTLSRKLRMQYGKRRGTRRLEREKAHLMVLRSKLSWSQFPSLVAPPLRIYYLSLLLLPSRCLSVHPQAKDNRDGGRQYLQAEVDGGLGRDMLEFLVKEDVVAYRCMATKVTYIYPFTTAFGDSKGQHERLKKISDVLGWYAPDFETMNE; from the exons ATGCAGAAAACCCTCTCCAG AAAATTGAGGATGCAATACGGAAAACGCAGGGGAACCCGAAGATTAGAGCGAGAGAAAGCACACCTTATG GTTCTGCGCAGCAAGCTATCTTGGAGCCAGTTTCCTTCCCTTGTGGCCCCTCCCCTACGGATATATTATCTCAGCCTGTTGCTCCTACCATCTCGTTGCCTGAGTGTCCACCCACAAGCGAAAGACAACAGGGATGGAGGAA GGCAGTATCTACAAGCAGAAGTTGATGGAGGTCTAGGGCGTGATATGCTCGAGTTCTTGGTAAAGGAGGATGTAGTTGCATATAGGTGCATGGCTACAAAAGTCACATATATCTACCCCTTTACCACAGCTTTTGGAGATTCTAAAGGACAGCATGAAAGACTTAAGAAAATAAGTGATGTATTGGGATGGTATGCTCCTGATTTTGAGACTATGAATGAATAA
- the LOC116247176 gene encoding thylakoid lumenal 17.9 kDa protein, chloroplastic isoform X2: MNIAMVAQGLPPSLILPNAPEDRRCPQKWRPDGNPSAPSKIQISTAASLDSKIRPSLSSILTSAAVALSLLCSPSSSLAIPYPISSSSSPLTTSTPYFQAQNQQFGLEDGKIRPCPSMNPGCISTNPKSSSFAFPWIIPQTDAENPLQKIEDAIRKTQGNPKIRARESTPYGSAQQAILEPVSFPCGPSPTDILSQPVAPTISLPECPPTSERQQGWRKAVSTSRS, encoded by the exons ATGAACATAGCAATGGTCGCACAAGGCCTTCCCCCAAGCCTCATCCTCCCAAACGCGCCCGAAGACAGACGTTGCCCCCAAAAATGGCGCCCCGACGGAAATCCCTCAGCTCCCTcgaaaattcaaatttcaacgGCTGCTTCTCTCGATTCAAAAATCAGGCCTTCCCTCTCTTCCATTCTAACCTCGGCGGCCGTTGCTCTGTCTTTATTGTGctcgccttcttcttctttggctATCCCATATCCGATCTCTTCGAGTTCGAGCCCTCTCACGACCTCCACTCCTTACTTCCAAGCCCAGAATCAGCAATTCGGTCTCGAAGATGG AAAGATTAGGCCATGCCCATCCATGAATCCTGGGTGCATCTCCACGAACCCGAAATCATCATCGTTTGCTTTCCCCTGGATAATCCCTCAAACTGATGCAGAAAACCCTCTCCAG AAAATTGAGGATGCAATACGGAAAACGCAGGGGAACCCGAAGATTAGAGCGAGAGAAAGCACACCTTATG GTTCTGCGCAGCAAGCTATCTTGGAGCCAGTTTCCTTCCCTTGTGGCCCCTCCCCTACGGATATATTATCTCAGCCTGTTGCTCCTACCATCTCGTTGCCTGAGTGTCCACCCACAAGCGAAAGACAACAGGGATGGAGGAA GGCAGTATCTACAAGCAGAAGTTGA